Proteins found in one Labrenzia sp. VG12 genomic segment:
- a CDS encoding HlyD family secretion protein has translation MFELLFCSLLTILPDFLIRRFVQGKRIGKEITLYSVWFELRYGIVLCLILTVSLITLIFYFHPTSTTAVSSFRTVPILPEGSGRVIETYVPRELEVEVKAGDPIFKLDSTRQEADVVTATQAIAEIQGEIALAQGELAVATAQVEQAEASLKQAQDELDTRQELFERNANVVSERDLEKLQNTVAARQGALNAAKANQDLVETKINVSLPARLNSAEARQAEAQVELEKMTVYAGVDGTVSQFVLRKGDIVNPLMRPAGVLIPADAQRERIIAGFGQIEAQVLKEGMVAEAFCGAVPFTIIPLVVTEIQTQIASGQVSTGGSLYDASQSVKPATITTLLEPLYEDGLRDLPPGAVCTVNAYTNNHERLASGEPIGTGEFVFLHAVDTVGLVHAMLLRLQALLYPIQTLVLTGH, from the coding sequence ATGTTTGAGCTTCTGTTCTGTTCGCTGCTGACGATCCTGCCGGACTTCCTGATCCGCCGCTTTGTTCAGGGCAAGCGCATCGGCAAGGAAATCACGCTCTATTCGGTCTGGTTCGAACTGCGATACGGCATCGTTCTGTGCCTGATTCTCACCGTCTCCCTGATCACGCTGATCTTCTATTTTCATCCGACCTCCACGACTGCGGTTTCCTCCTTCCGGACCGTTCCCATCCTGCCCGAGGGCTCTGGCCGGGTGATCGAGACCTATGTGCCGCGGGAACTTGAAGTCGAGGTCAAGGCGGGCGATCCGATCTTCAAGCTGGACAGCACGCGTCAGGAAGCCGATGTCGTCACGGCAACGCAGGCAATCGCCGAAATCCAGGGCGAGATCGCCCTGGCACAAGGTGAACTTGCCGTTGCAACAGCGCAGGTCGAACAGGCCGAAGCGTCCCTCAAACAGGCCCAGGACGAACTCGATACACGCCAGGAACTGTTTGAGCGCAACGCCAATGTTGTCAGCGAGCGCGATCTTGAAAAGCTGCAGAATACGGTGGCGGCACGTCAGGGCGCCCTCAACGCGGCCAAGGCAAACCAGGATCTGGTGGAAACGAAGATCAATGTGTCACTGCCGGCCCGGTTGAACAGTGCCGAGGCCCGGCAGGCGGAAGCGCAGGTCGAACTTGAGAAAATGACGGTCTATGCCGGCGTTGACGGCACGGTCAGTCAGTTCGTTCTGCGCAAGGGCGACATCGTCAATCCGCTCATGCGACCGGCGGGCGTACTGATCCCGGCGGACGCGCAAAGGGAGCGGATCATCGCCGGATTTGGTCAGATCGAGGCCCAGGTTCTGAAAGAAGGCATGGTTGCGGAGGCGTTCTGCGGAGCAGTACCCTTCACGATCATTCCGCTGGTCGTCACGGAAATCCAGACACAGATAGCGTCTGGCCAGGTCAGCACCGGCGGGTCTCTTTATGACGCCAGCCAGTCCGTGAAACCGGCAACGATCACGACGCTGCTGGAGCCGCTTTACGAAGATGGCCTGCGAGACCTACCGCCAGGCGCCGTCTGCACCGTCAATGCCTACACAAACAATCACGAACGGCTTGCCTCCGGCGAACCGATCGGGACAGGGGAGTTTGTCTTCCTGCATGCGGTGGACACCGTTGGTCTGGTGCACGCCATGCTCCTGCGTCTGCAGGCCTTGCTCTACCCGATCCAGACACTTGTCCTGACCGGTCATTAA
- a CDS encoding phosphatidylglycerophosphatase, with protein sequence MTMLSDTWLDLLGLSGLLNPFALLIGAYLGWRADRLQKLWIAGFAAAALSLILEAAVGMLQLPQPISQDAGALAMFPFRFAGGFLVALAAFWLSQRRKRG encoded by the coding sequence ATGACGATGCTCTCAGACACTTGGCTGGATCTGCTTGGCCTGTCCGGTCTTTTGAACCCGTTTGCGCTGCTGATTGGCGCTTATCTTGGCTGGCGTGCCGACCGGCTGCAGAAACTCTGGATCGCCGGTTTCGCGGCGGCGGCACTGTCGCTTATCCTGGAAGCTGCTGTAGGCATGCTGCAATTGCCTCAGCCGATCTCTCAGGACGCGGGGGCTCTTGCCATGTTCCCCTTCCGGTTTGCCGGAGGGTTTCTGGTGGCGCTTGCAGCCTTTTGGCTCAGCCAGCGTCGCAAGCGCGGCTGA
- the soxR gene encoding redox-sensitive transcriptional activator SoxR → MKKLMTGADPLTIGELAERTGLSVSAIRFYEDKGLVHPSRNAGGQRRFLRADIRRLSFVLVAQEFGFSISEIAEQLKRLPEGRAPTKADWSRISREFRAHLDQRIERMTALRDKLESCIGCGCLSLKSCQLYNAGDAAASKGRGPRYLLGDSPDLKVSDT, encoded by the coding sequence ATGAAGAAGCTTATGACGGGTGCTGATCCCTTGACCATCGGCGAGCTGGCGGAAAGAACCGGTTTGTCCGTGTCGGCCATACGGTTTTACGAAGACAAGGGCCTGGTGCACCCCAGCCGCAATGCAGGTGGACAGCGCCGCTTCCTGCGCGCCGACATTCGGAGGCTGTCCTTCGTGCTCGTGGCCCAGGAATTCGGGTTTTCCATTTCAGAGATCGCGGAGCAGTTGAAGCGTTTGCCGGAGGGCAGGGCGCCAACCAAGGCCGACTGGTCGCGCATCAGCCGTGAATTCCGCGCACATCTCGATCAGCGGATCGAGCGCATGACGGCCCTGCGCGACAAACTGGAGTCCTGCATCGGCTGTGGCTGCCTGTCCCTGAAATCCTGCCAGCTCTACAATGCCGGCGATGCAGCCGCGAGCAAGGGGCGGGGACCGCGCTATCTGCTCGGTGACAGCCCGGATCTCAAGGTTTCAGACACATGA
- a CDS encoding YjhX family toxin, with protein sequence MDISKAEQRVLHLLAQGGYILVEKDENGRILNHETVTRDGWFWGGCTPHLFHKLKYKRLISSKNSGPYRITQLGLKRVRAQLDNR encoded by the coding sequence ATGGACATTTCCAAAGCCGAGCAGCGGGTTCTGCACCTGTTGGCTCAAGGCGGCTACATTCTCGTTGAAAAGGACGAGAACGGCCGCATCCTAAATCATGAAACCGTTACCCGGGACGGCTGGTTCTGGGGCGGGTGCACGCCGCACCTGTTTCATAAACTGAAATACAAGCGGTTGATTTCGTCGAAAAACAGCGGCCCCTATCGCATCACCCAACTCGGGTTGAAAAGGGTCCGCGCTCAACTCGACAACCGCTAG
- a CDS encoding DUF6455 family protein: MDRLNERAELMGRMLDTIGAMKHLPTAAHSDAEIRAAAFRCINCSETETCRKWLDVNSEGADQALDACPNAELFNSWRS, translated from the coding sequence ATGGATCGCCTGAATGAGCGCGCCGAGTTGATGGGCAGAATGCTTGATACGATCGGTGCAATGAAACACCTGCCCACTGCGGCGCATTCAGATGCCGAAATCCGGGCCGCAGCCTTTCGCTGCATCAACTGCTCGGAAACGGAAACCTGCCGGAAATGGCTGGACGTAAATTCTGAAGGTGCCGATCAGGCGCTGGACGCCTGCCCGAACGCAGAGCTGTTCAACAGCTGGCGTTCGTAG
- a CDS encoding imm11 family protein yields MGKQAVSPPDVVYTYEMYLVSDAFKDIIERHEPGVHQFFPVELVYKDGSFARQMYFFNICTRLDGMDREQATAQLIKGIAFEPRTGEFVFSLKQIGDAHAWVDKHVIYGTFLSSTVVDEMKQEGLTGTAFNPFKAV; encoded by the coding sequence ATGGGGAAGCAAGCGGTATCCCCCCCTGATGTTGTATACACGTACGAGATGTATTTGGTGTCCGATGCCTTCAAGGACATCATTGAACGCCATGAACCGGGCGTTCATCAGTTTTTCCCCGTCGAATTGGTCTACAAGGACGGGTCATTCGCACGGCAGATGTACTTCTTTAATATCTGCACTCGCCTGGACGGGATGGACCGGGAACAGGCGACAGCTCAGCTCATAAAAGGCATCGCATTTGAGCCGCGCACCGGGGAGTTTGTGTTCAGTCTGAAACAGATTGGCGATGCTCATGCCTGGGTCGACAAGCACGTGATCTATGGCACCTTCCTTTCCAGTACCGTCGTCGATGAAATGAAACAAGAGGGCTTGACGGGCACCGCTTTCAATCCGTTCAAAGCTGTCTAG
- a CDS encoding VOC family protein translates to MNVTVSDPEATAKRLEDWFGWKIRWKGASLGGGTTYHIGNDTSYIAAYRPADAPLRSNAVSYHTHGGLNHVAVVVDDIDATEERIKAGGYKTHNHGDYEPGRRFYFDDDDGIEFEVVSYAD, encoded by the coding sequence GTGAACGTGACCGTCAGCGACCCGGAGGCAACGGCCAAAAGACTGGAAGACTGGTTCGGCTGGAAGATCCGCTGGAAAGGCGCCAGCCTGGGGGGCGGCACCACCTACCATATCGGCAATGACACCAGCTACATCGCCGCCTATCGTCCGGCAGACGCGCCCCTGCGGTCGAATGCCGTCAGTTACCACACCCATGGTGGCCTCAATCATGTGGCCGTCGTTGTCGACGACATCGATGCCACGGAAGAACGGATCAAGGCCGGCGGTTACAAGACCCACAATCACGGCGACTATGAACCAGGCCGCCGCTTCTACTTCGACGATGATGACGGTATCGAATTCGAAGTGGTCAGCTACGCGGACTGA